TCGGGTGGCTCTTTGATGTTTTCCAGTATCTGCGACGTTATGTCCGGTTTTATGACGTAGAACTCGTTGTTGTAGGCGAACTTGGTTCCCTTCCTAAGGTTCCCGCTGTACTCCTCGATGGCGGGGAGGAAAATCTCGCGGTAGCCCCACAGCTCGAAGGTTCTCCTCAGGTACTTCCCAATCTCGGATAACTTCTCCGACTCGGCCAGCAAACCCTTCCTCACACTAACCCCTCCTGAGTTTTATTCACAAGACAGAGGATGCCAGAACTATCCAGGTCTAACGAAGTTCCAGAAGAGTCAATGATGGCGGTAGCTCACCAGAAGGGCCGGTACGCTAAGGCACCTCGCGTCTGAATACCTGAAATATCTCCCAACCGTCGCCTCTTTCCGGAACATCTCCTTTCCCTCCATTGGTGCCCCCCATAGGTTGAAGGGGTTTAAAATATTATCCCTCGATTTATTGTCGTTTAATCAATCTCTCAAAGTATAGCTGTCATTATGACAGGGATTGAGGATGGCCGGAGTTTCTACCCGGAGGACTTAGCTTGATATTATCCAAAAGGTTAATATCCTCCGGCGCTTATAATGTAGTGGTGATTTTTGATGGAGATAACGGACAAGGAAGTTTTTGAGATTGCCATAAACGCTGAGATAAGGGCAAAAGAAGCCTATGAAAAACTCGCCTCACTGACCAAGAGCGACATCATAAAGGATGAACTTCTGTTTCTCGCTAAGGAAGAGGACAAGCACCGCGAGATAATCGAGAAGATGGCCGAGAAGTTTGAGGGCGAGAGAACTGAGGCCAAGAAAATCGAGATTGACGTGATGGGAGAGTTCAAGGTTGTCGCCGAGAAGATGGCCGAGGCGATCAAGAAGCCCGACGTTAACGTCGACGAGGTCTACGAAATAGCCATGAAGGCCGAGCTCGTCAGCGAGCGCCTTTATAAAGAGCTCGCCGGCTACGCCGCCACCGAGAAGACGAAGCTGGTGCTTGAGATGCTCGCAGACATGGAGAGGAACCACTACAACATCTTAAGGAAGCAGTACGACTACATAACGCGCTACCCGGAGATATACAAGGAGGAGTTCTACGACCAGCTGATGAAAGACATAAACTTCAACTTCTGATGGCTCCTTTTTACTTTATCTTGTGTTCTGCTCAATTTGCATGACGAGTTTTGTCTTTGTAATTGTTTGAGTTGTCTTGTTAAAACTCCCTAACACCGAAAGGCTAATAAACGATTGAGATGTAACATTGAGTGCAAAACCCCGTTTGGGGGGGGGCGATGGGGAATAGAATCCGGTTAAACCCTTCTCGCGTCCGAGGGGGCGATTCCATGAGGCGTCTGGCATTGGTGGTGATGGTACTCTTCTTGATGGCACCGCTGGCATCTGCAACCCCCTACTGGTTCAAGGAAGGGATTTATGCGAAGTACGTTTCGTACTCTCCGCTGGACGGTGAGAACGTAAAAAACCGTGGGGGAATGAACAGTATACTGGTTCCTTGGGGACAGAACGGCTCTATCACCTATTACTGTCCCTACGTCGAGCTCACGTGGCGCGTCCTCAAGGTCGCTGACGATAAGGCTCAAATGATGGCTCTGCTTCGGGGAATTAACTGCACGGTCAAAGCCTGGAAGCCACTGGATGAAGAAACCGCCAGAGAACTGCTTCGACAGTACCAAGAGAGATACAACTTCACCAGTGGAGACTGCCTGACGGTCGAGTCCGAAACAAGAAACGTTACGGTTTGTGAAGACAGCTACAGGGAGCAGACTGAACACCACAGAATAATCTTGGGTATAGCGGAAGGGCGGGGCGACCTATACAACGAGTCATACATACCCCAGAACTTTACCCTGGAAGGAACCTTTGAGCTCGACCTGAAGACGGGCGATATCTACGTCAATGGGACTCCCGTGGGAAAGAACTTCCTCTGGGCTGAAAACCCCGCCAACATCACGGGGCTTGAGATACTGCCCGGGCTGAAAGTTGAGAAAGTGAAGATGATGAACGCCACGGCAATCACATACTACGGCGAATTCAACGCTCCCGTGTACATGGCTCAGACCAACATGGTCGCAGGTCTCGCCGGTCAAGGAATGGACGTTCTGCTCTATGATGGCTCAAGCGGGCTGACCATAAGTCTGTTCATACCTTACAGCCCCCTATGGCGTGCTGTGGGGATAAC
This window of the Thermococcus thermotolerans genome carries:
- a CDS encoding ferritin-like domain-containing protein, with translation MEITDKEVFEIAINAEIRAKEAYEKLASLTKSDIIKDELLFLAKEEDKHREIIEKMAEKFEGERTEAKKIEIDVMGEFKVVAEKMAEAIKKPDVNVDEVYEIAMKAELVSERLYKELAGYAATEKTKLVLEMLADMERNHYNILRKQYDYITRYPEIYKEEFYDQLMKDINFNF